One Aneurinibacillus migulanus genomic region harbors:
- a CDS encoding methionine ABC transporter permease gives MFNGMDPHWDLYLPALQETLYMVGWSIFLGTIIGIPLGVLLVITRPGHIFEQPIFYQITSTIINIIRSVPFIILLFALIPFTKMLIGTFIGVEGAIVPLVVYVAPYIARLMESALLEVDPGLIEAFQAMGATRRQIIFNVMLKESRPALVLSLTIAVIGLIDATAMAGIIGAGGLGNLAYRYGFQRWETLVMVLTVIILIVLVQLLQTAGNRIARSLRKD, from the coding sequence ATGTTTAACGGTATGGATCCGCATTGGGATTTATATTTACCTGCGCTACAGGAAACGTTGTATATGGTCGGGTGGTCGATTTTCTTAGGCACCATTATTGGGATTCCGCTTGGCGTTCTGCTCGTGATTACACGACCGGGTCATATTTTTGAACAGCCGATTTTTTATCAGATTACAAGCACGATTATTAATATCATCCGGTCGGTTCCGTTTATCATTCTGCTGTTTGCCTTGATTCCGTTTACTAAGATGCTTATCGGCACCTTCATTGGTGTAGAGGGTGCTATTGTGCCGCTGGTCGTGTATGTAGCACCTTATATCGCGCGTCTGATGGAATCAGCTTTGCTGGAAGTAGACCCAGGACTTATTGAAGCGTTCCAGGCGATGGGTGCTACTCGCCGTCAGATTATCTTTAATGTGATGCTTAAAGAATCGCGCCCTGCTCTTGTACTATCTCTGACCATTGCAGTTATCGGCTTGATCGATGCTACCGCCATGGCTGGTATTATTGGTGCGGGTGGCCTGGGGAACCTGGCATATCGGTACGGTTTCCAGCGTTGGGAAACGCTTGTTATGGTTCTAACAGTTATTATTCTAATTGTATTGGTGCAGTTGCTGCAAACAGCGGGTAACCGGATTGCACGTTCACTGCGTAAAGACTAA
- a CDS encoding methionine ABC transporter ATP-binding protein: MISVRNLEKVYGSGTNAVHAIKSANFEIEKGEIFGVIGFSGAGKSSLIRCINLLERPTSGEVVINGTDLTKLSSGELRKARRKIGMIFQHFNLLSSATVFDNVAAPLKLNKASKEVIQKKVTELLEVVGLSNRAQAYPSQLSGGQKQRVAIARALANDPEILLCDEATSALDPQTTESILDLLLDINQKYNLTIMLITHEMHVVKKICDRVAVMEEGNIVEMGSVLEIFSSPKTKTTKNFIRNIFDDQLPPGFLERVQHAPGSRIVRLTFIGESTGHPVLAELTEKFHLKPNILIGNITQVKETTFGYLVISLSGEAAVLDEALKYVAERGIKAEVIHHV; the protein is encoded by the coding sequence TTGATTTCAGTCCGCAATCTGGAGAAAGTGTACGGCAGCGGAACGAATGCAGTGCACGCGATTAAAAGCGCAAATTTTGAAATCGAAAAAGGCGAAATTTTCGGGGTCATCGGATTTAGTGGTGCCGGTAAAAGCTCGCTGATTCGCTGCATCAATTTGCTCGAACGTCCAACGTCGGGCGAGGTAGTCATAAACGGCACGGACTTAACCAAGCTCTCATCGGGAGAACTGCGTAAGGCACGCCGCAAAATCGGCATGATTTTCCAACATTTTAACCTACTTTCGTCTGCCACGGTATTTGATAATGTGGCTGCGCCGCTTAAATTAAACAAGGCGTCTAAAGAAGTCATCCAAAAGAAAGTGACCGAGCTGCTCGAAGTAGTTGGTTTATCCAACCGTGCGCAGGCATATCCATCGCAATTATCTGGCGGTCAAAAGCAGCGAGTGGCGATTGCGCGGGCTCTCGCGAATGATCCGGAGATTTTGCTGTGCGACGAAGCGACGTCTGCACTGGATCCGCAGACCACGGAGTCGATTCTCGATCTATTACTTGATATTAATCAGAAGTATAATCTTACCATTATGCTTATTACCCACGAAATGCATGTGGTGAAAAAGATTTGTGATCGCGTAGCCGTAATGGAGGAAGGAAACATTGTTGAGATGGGTTCTGTGCTAGAGATTTTTTCTAGTCCAAAAACGAAAACAACTAAAAACTTTATCCGTAATATTTTTGATGATCAATTACCACCGGGCTTTCTTGAACGTGTTCAACATGCGCCAGGTAGTCGGATTGTGCGTCTCACATTCATTGGTGAAAGTACGGGGCACCCTGTATTGGCTGAGTTGACAGAGAAATTTCATCTAAAGCCCAATATTTTAATCGGCAATATTACGCAAGTAAAGGAAACAACGTTCGGCTATCTCGTTATTTCGCTGAGCGGAGAGGCTGCAGTGCTTGATGAAGCATTAAAGTATGTGGCAGAGAGAGGAATAAAGGCGGAGGTGATTCACCATGTTTAA
- the hfq gene encoding RNA chaperone Hfq, with protein MANTINIQDTFLNHLRKENVPVTIYLVNGFQLRGLVKAFDNFTVVIDTEGKQQLVYKHAISTFLPQRPVSLMPDSE; from the coding sequence ATGGCAAATACCATTAACATTCAAGATACGTTTTTGAACCATCTGCGCAAGGAAAACGTTCCTGTAACCATTTACCTTGTGAATGGATTCCAGCTGCGCGGACTTGTAAAAGCATTCGACAACTTTACGGTTGTGATTGATACAGAAGGAAAGCAGCAGCTGGTATACAAGCATGCCATTTCTACCTTCTTACCACAACGACCGGTTTCTTTAATGCCTGACAGCGAGTAA
- the miaA gene encoding tRNA (adenosine(37)-N6)-dimethylallyltransferase MiaA: MSKQKERVLAIVGPTSVGKTALSLELGRRFAGEIISGDSMQFYRGMDIGTAKATEDERLIIPHHLIDIRNPDEEVTVAEFQQLCTERITDINDRGKLPMLVGGTGLYVQSVLYDYKFSTAGEDEAYREELTVFAETHGREALHAKLLAIDPETAGRLHPNDVKRIIRALEIYHVTGTPMSQYQSRSEESPYDLLLVGLNMDRALLYERINRRVDIMIAEGLIEEVKALMAQGYDASLRSMQALGYKEMFAYLNGAITREEAIELLKKRTRNFAKRQLTWFRAMKDIVWFDVTPVGEDIPVSAYEAIYKTVAGKFS, translated from the coding sequence ATGAGCAAGCAAAAGGAAAGAGTACTTGCGATCGTCGGCCCGACCTCAGTAGGTAAGACTGCGCTTAGTCTAGAATTAGGGCGGCGGTTTGCAGGAGAGATTATCTCCGGCGATTCCATGCAATTCTATCGTGGTATGGACATAGGTACAGCGAAAGCGACAGAAGACGAGCGACTTATTATCCCGCATCATCTGATCGATATCCGTAACCCGGATGAAGAAGTAACGGTCGCCGAGTTTCAACAATTGTGCACAGAACGTATCACTGATATTAATGACCGTGGTAAGCTGCCCATGCTTGTAGGGGGGACCGGATTGTATGTGCAATCTGTGCTGTACGATTATAAATTCTCTACGGCAGGTGAAGACGAGGCATATCGTGAAGAGTTGACCGTTTTTGCTGAGACACATGGAAGAGAAGCGCTGCATGCAAAGCTTTTGGCTATTGATCCAGAAACAGCGGGACGCTTGCATCCGAATGATGTAAAGCGGATTATCCGGGCGCTGGAAATTTATCATGTTACCGGGACACCGATGTCACAGTATCAGTCACGGAGCGAAGAATCACCATATGACTTATTGCTTGTCGGTCTGAACATGGACCGAGCCCTTCTGTACGAGCGCATTAATCGACGCGTGGATATCATGATTGCAGAAGGATTGATTGAAGAAGTGAAAGCCTTAATGGCACAAGGTTATGATGCATCGTTACGTTCCATGCAAGCGCTCGGTTACAAGGAAATGTTCGCTTATCTCAACGGAGCTATAACACGTGAAGAAGCAATTGAACTTCTAAAGAAACGAACCCGAAATTTTGCAAAGCGTCAGCTTACCTGGTTCCGCGCTATGAAAGACATCGTCTGGTTTGATGTAACCCCTGTGGGTGAAGATATACCTGTATCTGCATATGAAGCAATTTACAAGACGGTGGCAGGAAAGTTCAGTTAA
- a CDS encoding class I SAM-dependent methyltransferase: MIVTTRHEASPEIQEQAQTLACKFGVRFVERKKMSVARLHEMSNHVLVVTDNGLRAYSKEAPEPFFFHPGMAMLRIKRLLSGDTDVMVQACGLRKGDSFLDCTLGLAADSIVASFAVGTEGRIVGLESERIPGIIVEEGLKRYESPLKEAEEAMRRIKVVPMHHLTFLRQCENNSFDIVYFDPMFFQAIATSESIAPLRPFANYEKLSHAAVEEAKRVARRRVVMKNHRESPDFEGFGFIRFKRMERAFTYGIIEVGGETR; the protein is encoded by the coding sequence CTTGCTTGTAAATTCGGCGTGCGGTTCGTAGAACGAAAAAAAATGTCTGTTGCCCGATTGCATGAGATGAGCAATCACGTCCTTGTCGTCACCGATAACGGTCTTCGGGCATATAGCAAAGAAGCGCCGGAACCGTTTTTCTTTCACCCAGGCATGGCGATGCTTCGTATAAAAAGGCTGCTGAGCGGCGATACTGACGTAATGGTTCAGGCATGTGGCTTGCGTAAAGGCGATTCATTTCTTGATTGTACGCTGGGTCTTGCAGCTGATTCCATAGTCGCATCTTTTGCTGTAGGTACGGAGGGGCGCATTGTAGGGCTCGAATCGGAGCGTATTCCCGGCATTATTGTCGAGGAGGGATTGAAGCGGTACGAAAGCCCTTTGAAGGAAGCGGAGGAGGCGATGCGGCGCATCAAAGTAGTGCCCATGCATCATTTGACTTTTTTGCGGCAATGTGAAAATAATAGTTTTGATATCGTCTATTTTGATCCGATGTTTTTTCAGGCGATTGCGACTTCTGAGAGCATTGCCCCACTTCGGCCGTTTGCTAATTATGAGAAGCTCTCGCATGCGGCTGTAGAAGAAGCGAAACGGGTGGCCCGTCGGCGTGTTGTGATGAAAAACCATCGGGAGAGCCCGGATTTTGAGGGTTTTGGATTTATACGCTTCAAAAGAATGGAACGGGCTTTTACATACGGTATCATTGAGGTTGGAGGCGAAACGAGATGA